In Nitrosococcus halophilus Nc 4, the genomic stretch GATTGGCGGTGGCCAATTCTTTAGCCGCGGTAATGAATGGCGCTCGCCAGGTAGAATGTACCATCAATGGCCTTGGGGAGCGGGCCGGCAATGCCGCCCTTGAGGAGGTGGTCATGGCTGTTCGAACTCGCCAAGACTTCTTTCCCTGCGATACTAATATCGATACCACCCAGATTGTTCCCACTTCCCGTTTAGTCTCGGGGATTACCGGCTTTTCTGTGCAGCCGAATAAAGCCATCGTGGGGGCTAATGCCTTTGCCCATGAATCCGGCATCCATCAGGATGGCGTGCTCAAGGAACGTCAGACCTATGAGATCATTAGTCCGGAAGATGTGGGCTGGCATGCCAATCGAATGGTCCTTGGCAAGCATTCTGGACGCAATGCGTTCCGGTCTCGTTTGCGAGAACTGGGCATTGAGCTTGAGACGGAAGAGGAATTAAATGCGACTTTTCAGCGTTTCAAGGAGTTGGCGGATAAAAAGCATGAAATTTACGATGATGATCTCCAAGCGCTGGTCACCGATGCTAATTTGGCTGCTGAAAATGAGCGTTTCAAACTTTTATGGCTCAAGGTGGCCTCTGAAACAGGAGAAATCGCTACGGCTGCTGTCACTCTAAGCGTGGATAGTATAGAGCAGCAGGCGACTGCTCTGGGTAGTGGGCCAGTGGATGCTGCTTATAAAGCTATCGATTCTATTCTCCAGAGCAATACGGAATTACTGCTTTACTCGGTGAATAGTATTACCGGTGGTACCGATGCCCAGGGAGAGGTGACCGTTCGGCTGAAGAGAAATGGGCGTATTGCCAATGGGCAAGGGGCGGATACTGACATCGTGGTGGCCTCGGCCAAAGCGTATGTCAATGCCCTCAATAAAATCCTGTACCCGGTAGAGCGCGCTTACCCTCAGGTTTGAGGCCGCTATGGACTCACACCATCTGCGCTATCTGGGGGCGATGGGAATCCAAGTTTGGCGGCAGCGCCAATCCGCAAATGCCGACAGGGCACCCGCCGTGGAAGTTGGCGGGGTGCCCTTGGGGGAGAATATGCCCACTGAAGTGGCACCCGGATGGGAGGAACTTGCCGCTCGCGTTGCGGGCTGTACGGCCTGCTCGTTGCACTGTAGCCGGACTCAAACGGTATTTGGGGTGGGGGATCGGGAGGCTAAATGGCTGATTGTGGGGGAAGCGCCAGGGGCGGATGAAGATCGCCAGGGAGAGCCGTTTGTGGGGCGCGCGGGGCAATTGCTCAATGCCATGCTAGAGGCGCTAGGCCTCCAGCGGGGGCAGGTCTATATTGCCAATATCCTCAAGTGCCGCCCGCCCAAAAATCGGGATCCATTACCGGAAGAGGTCGCCAGTTGTGAACCCTACCTGCGGCACCAGATGGCCTTGTTACAGCCCCGCATTATCCTCGCGGTAGGCCGAGTGGCGGGGCAAAATCTTCTCAAGACTTCGGCACCCTTGGGGCGCCTGCGCGGAATCGTGCACAAATATCCAGACACCACAATTCCTTTGGTTGTGACCTATCATCCTGCTTATCTGCTGCGTTCGCCCCGGGAAAAACGGCGGGCTTGGCAGGATCTGCGGTTGGCGCTTAAAGTGTACCGGGAACTTTGATAATGCCTTTAGGTGTTATCAAATATTATCAAAGGTAGAAAAGGGTGGCGAATTTGTTGCAAAAGTTACTAAGTAGACTACGGGGATTTGCGCCCCGGCGTATGAGGGATGCCGATGTGAAGGTGGTCGGGGCGATTGAGCGGGCGGCTTGTGCTTTTCCCTGGACCGAGGGGACCTTTACTGATTGCCTACAGGCCGGCTATGACGCTTGGGTCTATGAACGGGGAGGCAAGATTTATGGTTATGGGGTTGTCGCGGTGAAGGCTGGTGAGGCCCATGTATTGAATATTTGTGTTCATCCTGATCATCAGCATCAAGGCTGTGGCCGATATATCTTACGCCACCTCTTAAAGGTTTCCAGGGAGCGGGGCGCGAATACGGTCTTCCTGGAGGTGCGTCCTTCCAATTACCCGGCGCTAAGCCTTTACCATAAATTTGGCTTTAATGAGATCGGTACCCGCAAAGGTTATTATCCAGCCCATAAGGGGCGCGAAGATGCGCTTTTGCTGGCCTTGCAA encodes the following:
- a CDS encoding 2-isopropylmalate synthase; translated protein: MKDKLIIFDTTLRDGEQSPGASMTREEKVRIAKALERMGVDVIEAGFPVASQGDFEAVQAVAKAVRESRVCGLARALGADIDRAGEVLAEAEAARIHTFIATSPIHMKMKLRMEPDQVLEHAVKAVKRARKYTDDVEFSPEDAGRSDIDFLCRVLEAVIAAGARTVNIPDTVGYNLPDQFGQLIRTLRERVPNSDQAVFSVHCHNDLGLAVANSLAAVMNGARQVECTINGLGERAGNAALEEVVMAVRTRQDFFPCDTNIDTTQIVPTSRLVSGITGFSVQPNKAIVGANAFAHESGIHQDGVLKERQTYEIISPEDVGWHANRMVLGKHSGRNAFRSRLRELGIELETEEELNATFQRFKELADKKHEIYDDDLQALVTDANLAAENERFKLLWLKVASETGEIATAAVTLSVDSIEQQATALGSGPVDAAYKAIDSILQSNTELLLYSVNSITGGTDAQGEVTVRLKRNGRIANGQGADTDIVVASAKAYVNALNKILYPVERAYPQV
- a CDS encoding uracil-DNA glycosylase: MDSHHLRYLGAMGIQVWRQRQSANADRAPAVEVGGVPLGENMPTEVAPGWEELAARVAGCTACSLHCSRTQTVFGVGDREAKWLIVGEAPGADEDRQGEPFVGRAGQLLNAMLEALGLQRGQVYIANILKCRPPKNRDPLPEEVASCEPYLRHQMALLQPRIILAVGRVAGQNLLKTSAPLGRLRGIVHKYPDTTIPLVVTYHPAYLLRSPREKRRAWQDLRLALKVYREL
- the rimI gene encoding ribosomal protein S18-alanine N-acetyltransferase; protein product: MRDADVKVVGAIERAACAFPWTEGTFTDCLQAGYDAWVYERGGKIYGYGVVAVKAGEAHVLNICVHPDHQHQGCGRYILRHLLKVSRERGANTVFLEVRPSNYPALSLYHKFGFNEIGTRKGYYPAHKGREDALLLALQLAD